One genomic segment of Gammaproteobacteria bacterium includes these proteins:
- a CDS encoding HPr-rel-A system PqqD family peptide chaperone, protein MKSQRWQLMPGFNPLWHTWEDEVVVFDRFSGDTHLFDTLSAVLIRSLTRLPFEQQVLIEQMAISHACEADAEFVELIQARLQGLAQLGVIECLPD, encoded by the coding sequence ATGAAATCGCAGCGCTGGCAATTGATGCCGGGGTTTAACCCTCTCTGGCATACCTGGGAAGACGAGGTAGTCGTGTTTGACCGCTTCTCCGGTGATACCCATCTCTTTGATACACTCAGTGCGGTATTGATCCGTTCTCTGACTAGATTACCATTTGAGCAACAGGTATTGATTGAACAAATGGCTATATCTCACGCCTGTGAGGCCGATGCGGAGTTCGTGGAATTGATTCAAGCCAGATTGCAGGGGCTGGCGCAGTTGGGTGTGATCGAGTGCCTGCCGGATTGA
- a CDS encoding HprK-related kinase A, with protein MTLSSLSAAELRQRLADPGVYLRTGPLVVHLRSSLPTVAEGIHLLYGDYPLLESEFADFHVKLARPRNWRHWLKPQVEFSFDGYHPFKPLPLSQAFPMFEWALNWCVANHIHRYLNIHAAVIEKNGYAVILPGPPGSGKSTLCAALINRGWRLLSDEMALLSLEQNLVIPIPRPVSLKNQSIDIIRNYAPEAVLGRLAVDTHKGVVAHMKPSLASVQRANIPARAAWVILPRYEAGAEAVLSPLSKGRICMRLAENSFNYNILSGSAFKALTSMLDQCQCYSFKYSQLDDALQIFNALEPAQ; from the coding sequence TTGACCCTGTCCTCGCTTTCTGCGGCAGAGTTGCGGCAACGGTTGGCGGATCCGGGGGTCTATCTTCGCACTGGGCCATTGGTTGTTCACCTGCGATCGTCCTTACCAACAGTCGCCGAAGGCATTCATTTGCTTTATGGTGATTATCCTTTGCTCGAATCAGAGTTTGCGGATTTTCACGTCAAGCTGGCGCGTCCGCGCAATTGGCGCCATTGGTTAAAACCACAAGTCGAATTTTCATTCGACGGTTATCATCCCTTCAAGCCGTTGCCGCTGAGTCAGGCCTTCCCGATGTTTGAGTGGGCGCTCAACTGGTGTGTTGCCAATCATATTCATCGTTATTTGAATATTCATGCAGCGGTCATTGAAAAAAATGGTTATGCCGTAATTTTGCCGGGACCGCCGGGGTCGGGAAAAAGTACGCTGTGTGCTGCCTTGATTAATCGTGGCTGGCGATTGCTATCAGATGAAATGGCATTGCTAAGTCTTGAACAGAATCTGGTGATCCCTATCCCCAGGCCGGTCAGTCTTAAAAATCAATCGATCGATATTATTCGGAATTATGCGCCCGAGGCAGTGCTCGGGCGGCTGGCCGTCGACACCCATAAAGGCGTGGTGGCGCATATGAAACCGTCACTGGCTAGCGTTCAGCGGGCAAATATTCCTGCAAGAGCGGCATGGGTGATTCTGCCTCGTTACGAGGCAGGTGCGGAGGCAGTGTTATCCCCGCTTTCCAAAGGCCGGATCTGCATGCGGCTGGCAGAAAATAGTTTTAATTATAATATTCTGTCAGGCAGCGCTTTTAAAGCGTTGACCTCAATGCTGGATCAATGCCAGTGCTACAGTTTCAAATATAGCCAGCTGGATGATGCGCTACAAATATTCAATGCGTTGGAGCCAGCACAATGA